The Sporosarcina sp. FSL W7-1349 genome contains the following window.
GCCATGCTGATCCCGCAATAAAATAGCTTCTTCAATTGCATATTCGTCGTACGGATTGATGATAAATTCAGCTCCATCATCGCGGATTTTCCCTTGTTGAATATCGATTTTTTCCTCGGTATCAAAAGTGCGCTTAAGCAAAACATAAATATTCACGATACTTCTCTCCTCACTATTATTAAACTTGTAAGTTTTCAACAATTGTTGTAATTCCCAAACCGCCTGCAATGCAGAGCGATACAAGTCCATACCGTTCTCCCCGGCGTTCCATCTCATGCAACAGCTTCGTCATTAAAATAGCTCCTGTCGCTCCGATCGGGTGTCCGAGCGCAATCGCACCACCATTGACATTGATGCGATCGAGCGGGATATCCCACTCCTTCACAACCGCTAAAGATTGCGCTGCAAATGCTTCATTTAATTCGATTAAGCCGATATCTCGGAGTGACAAGCCGACCTGTTTCAATGCCTTTGCCGTTGCGGGAACAGGGCCGATTCCCATAATATCGGGAGATACACCCGCTGCAGCCTGCGCAATGATACGGGCTTTCGGCTTGAAACCATGCTGTAACGCCGCATCTTCTGATGCAACAATCACTGCGGACGCCCCATCATTCCGTCCACTGCTGTTTCCTGCTGTGACGGTTCCATCTTTTCTGAAAACAGGCTTGAGCTTTGCCAATTGGTCCGGCGAAGACAGACGCGGGTGTTCATCCACATTGAACCGTGTCGACGATTTGCGCTCCTTCACTTCAATATCCATAATTTCATCTTTGAATTTTCCACCGCTGATCGCTTCTTGCGCTAACTGCTGGCTGCGGTGTGCGAATTCATCTTGCTCTTCTCTGGATATATTATATTTTTCCGCTAGGTTCTCTGCGGTCTCACCCATCGTGAACGAGCCATATTGGTCAATCGGCTGAGAACGGGGCTGGCTTTCCGTATTTGGATCTAGCAGCAAACCATTGCCCGCCCCATAACCGTACCGCGCATTTCGGATATAGTAAGGGGCTGTGCTCATACTTTCCACTCCGCCTGCAACAATAAAGTCCGCAAGACCTGTTTGAATTTGCTGTGCCGCATTATTGATAGCCTGAATTCCGGAACCGCACTGACGATGCACCGTATAACCCGGGATTTCGAGCGGTAGTTTGGCACGAAGGGATGCCACACGGGCCAAGTTTGGAGTATCCGTACTTTGCTTCCCTTGGCCCAATATCACTTCATCAATTAAATTCGCATCCATATTAGTACGGCGGAGAATTTCACCGATGACATCAGCACCTAAGTAATCAGCCTCCACTGTCTTCAAGGCTCCGCCCAATCTCCCAATAGCGGTTCGGACTGAATCAAGAATGACTGCCTGTCTCATACATGTTCCTCCTGCTTGCTATAGTCATAAAATCCTTGCCCCGATTTCCTTCCCAGTCTACCTGATTTCACATATTTAATGAGAAGCGGACAAGGGCGATACTTCTCTCCTAGCGTTTCATATAAATACTCCATATTGCGCAGACGAGAGTCGAGCCCTACCAAATCTGCCAGCTCGAGCGGACCCATCGGATGGTTCAAGCCAAGTTTCAAAGCCTTATCGATATCTTCAGCGGAGGCTACCCCTTCCATCAACATATTCATGGCTTCATTCCCGATCATGCAGTTCATCCGGCTTGTGACAAAACCGGGAAACTCATTTACTTCGATCACTTCCTTGTTCATTTGCAACGCAACTTCTTTAACGATTTCATATGTTTCATCAGATGTGTCCAGCCCTCTCACAATCTCCACTAGTTTCATCCGAGGCACAGGATTAAAAAAGTGCATTGCAATTGTTTGGGGAGCGCGCTTTGTCTGCGCTCCGATTTCCGTCGGGCTCATCGTTGAAGTGTTGGTCGCTAGAACAGTATGTACCGGGCAGATTTCATCCAGCTTCTGAAAGACATCAATTTTCAATGTCATATCCTCCAAAACAGCCTCGATAACCAAATCGGCATTTTTACCGGCAACTTCTAAATCCGTCGTCAAGGAAATGCGCTTTAACGATTGTCTATCCGTCTCCTTTGCATAACCCCTTTGAATCGCCTTTTCCAAATCGACTTCCATTTGCTTCATAGCATTTTCCAATGAACTTTCATGGATATCATGCAGGATGACATCAAATTGATGAAGAGCAGCTGTGTAAGCAATGCCCCGTCCCATTACCCCCGCGCCAATAACACTGATTTTTTTCATAAGTAATTCCTTCCCCCGTCTTTCGAATATATTCTCTTCTGCATTAATTTGTTTCAAAATGAAAATCAACGTTTCATATTGAGACGAAAGATAATTGTCCTTAGAACTGTGGAACCCGTTTTTCAATGAAAGCGGTTGTCCCTTCCTGTTTATCTTTCCTATCAGACAATATGGCTCGTACAAGCTTTCCAGCAATAGAGCCAAGCAAGTCATTTAATCCCTCCCTTCTTCTTGCACAGAGCAATTCTCATGCCAGTGCTTTGTTTCGAACATTGTACAAAAAGTGCTCCAGCTGCTCGGATAACCCTTTCGATCCGAATTTCACCCTTTTGGCTTCGGGAAAATAGAAGGTGACCCAATCCAAAAAATGCAATATGGATTCACGCCGCTTTACAATATTGCTCACTTGATGATCGGCAAACCATTTGTCGACCGTGTTATAAATGCCACGGTTGACCCCGTATGTTTCATCACAAAATCGGGCAAATTCGAGATCCGGCATATGAATAATCATTTCGTGCTTCTTATCTTGCAAGGAAGAAGGATACTGTTTGAGCTTCTTCGTTTTATCTCTCAACTCATTCAGATACTCTTTGGCGGTTGAACAGTCTTTATTGAGCTGACGAATCATAGTTTTGATTGAGCCGAACTTTTGTTCATTACGTATAAATTGGCAGACCTCCACTTCCAGCATTTCATCATAAATTGTTTTATTGAAATCAAAAATATGCACCTCAAATATTTTTTCCCGCATTTCGCTTTCAAATGTGGGCTTTACGCCAACGTTCATCACACCCATAAATTGCTCATCTTGGTATTTGACAAATACACTATATACGCCATTAAGGGCAGGAAAGTTAGCCTTCGATTGCAAGGACAGATTTGCAGTCGGAAAACCTAATGTCCTTCCCACTTGATTGCCCCTAATCACCATTCCGGTAAAAGTTGTTTGAATATCTGGTATACGATTCATGAAATACCTCCTTAGTTGCTTCAGAATTAAGTAGAACCCTCTACCAAACCCCAAGCAACTTTCATACCAAATATACGTAACAAACAGAAAATATTTAATTATTAGTAGATTTTTCCGAGAAAGGATAGTAAGATTGCTTGCAACAGAGTTTTCTGCCACGAACTTGTCATAATTCCGCAAGGGAGAGGAAGAAATTCGAATAATTATCGCTCTTTGCTAACAGTTCATGGATTGGGGATAGGTAAAACAGTTGAGAAATGAGGGAACGGGAAATGAATTTAAGCATGCAGGTTACAACTCAATTAACACAAACGTTAACAGTCGATTTGATTCAGCATCTTGAGATTTTACAGTTTTCAGACTACGAACTGGAAAAGCATATTTATGAGAAAGCAAATGAGAATCCACTCTTAAATGTGATAGAACCCCAGTTGAAACATATGAATAATATAGTCGATTTCTCGACCATTCAAAAAAGCAATCCGACGATTCCAAAACAGCAGGACCAATACTTTGACAGGATCCAGACAGCATTACCGCAGAAAGAGCCTATTGAAAATTTTTTACTCGAACAAATTCCTTTGGATAGTAACTTATGTAAAACCGAAATCAGAGTTATTAAGTACCTCATTCATCATCTGGATGAAAGATACTTTTTATCTGAGAATATTTTCGACATCGCAAATCAATTGGGCAAAGAAGCGGGACTAGTGGAACGGATGTTGCATCTGCTCCAGACGTTCGAACCAATTGGAGTCGGAGCACGAAATATACAGGAATATTTAGTAATCCAAATTAAGAACGATGTAAATGCTCCGCCGCTGGCACAAACATTTGTAGAGCAACATTTGTCTGAAGTTGCAGATCTATCGATCAAGTTTTTAAGCACAACTTATAAAGCCTCCATCCAACAGGTCAAAGAAACGTTGGACTATATACGCAGCCTAAACCCTCCTTCGATCAACGAACGTGCGGTTGGTCCGACTTATGTAATACCCGATGTGTATGTCAAAAAGGTACATAATGAATGGGTTATAGAATTGAATACCAATTCCCGCTCCAAGATTGAAATTAATGAGGTTTATGCGGATTTGTTAAAAACAAACCCGGAGTATAAAAATTACTATCAAAATTGTTTAAAGGACCTTATGTTACTCATGCAGGGCATTGAACAAAGGGATAAAACAATCTACAGCTTGACTCGTTTATTGCTCGAATTGCAGCCGAACTTTTTTGAACACGGAATGACAGCGCTTACACCAATGCGGCTCAAAGATATGGCAGACGCCCTCGAGCTACACGAATCAACTATTAGTAGGGCTATCCGAGGAAAGTATATTCATACTCCTCTTGGTATCTTCCCCTTCCGTTCATTGTTTACAAAAGGCCTTACGAATGGCTTCGGGAAAACGGACTCAGTATCTCAGATAAAACAACACATACAAGAATTGGTATCTAAGGAATATAAAGATTCTCCGTTATCCGATCAGCAATTAACGGAAGGGTTACTCCAAAAAGGGATTCAAATATCGAGAAGGACTGTCACAAAATATCGTAAAGAACTAAATATCCCAAATTCTAATAAACGTTTATATTTATAAATTGTAATGACCATCCGAGCCTAACGCACAGCTAGTAATAAATTCATCATGTAGTAACACACCCAGTATTCCGTACAAAAGCAAATAAAAAATATAACTCCCTCAACGTTAGTTGCTTAATGGCAAGTTGTGTTGAGGGAGTTCTTCATTTAATTAACAATGTTTATATATGATTTATTTGGAGTGCGATTCCATCCTTATTGTTTATTATTTGCAAACTCCCCTCCTCTAAAAGATAGTTTAAGTAGCTCAATGTTTGCATAATTTGCGGAGAAGACTTTGTAATATCTTTTTTATAGAGAAACTGAATTATTTGCTCAAACGTATGTGGTTTCTGTATGAGCAGTTCTTTAAATTGATGAAGCCTCTCTACATGTCTCGTCTCAATGCTTTTGATTAAATCAACAGTATCTTCAATGACGTCGCCATGACCCGATACAGCTAATTTACATGGAATATATTTAACTTTTTTCAGCGATCGAAGGTAGTTTTCAAGTGGATTGAATTGAATATTTTCAACTATTAGAAGCGGACTGAAATCTTGAATTAGATGATCACTTGCGAATAGCACTTGCCTATTTTGTTCATAGAAGCAAAATTGATCGACTGCGTGACCCGGCGTTGCAATTGCTTGAAATTTTAAGGAGCCAATCTGGAGAATATCGCCATCTTCAACAGTCTCATCAATCTCAAAGTCATAGGCTTCTTGTTCATTTATAAGCGTTTTCGGAGAATAAGGATACGTATAGCCATATCGCATGGCAGTTTCTATCAAACCGACATTTGTAGGATCTGTTTTCATGGTTTTAAGCTTTTCCTTACTTTTCGAGGAAGCGATGATTTTTGGACCTGCTTTCTGTAACAAAAAGTGACAACAACCGGCGTGATCTGTATGGATATGTGTTAATAAAATATGAGAAATTGGTTTTTCCAATGTTGGCAGGAATTCTTCCCAAAATCTTTTAGTTTCATCATTATTTTCGCCTGTATCTATAAGTACATAAGAATTTTCATGCTCTATTAAATAACAATTGACTGCTGCGTTATAAACAGAGGGCAATGTTATTTTATAAATAGAGTCCATAATTTCTGTAATCCCCATACTCCACCTCCATACAATTTAATAAATTTTTCTATTCTTACCTAAAATCCAAGCAAAATCTATGCCAATAAGTCCTATATGTGACACCGACCTGTAACTAGCTCCTTGTTCGCAAAGAGAATTCATAAAAATGACTTGGACAACTTCAAATAACAAGCTAAATGAATCTTCAGAATGTCATCGCTGTTATCCAAGTCAATCTGTAACAAATCCTCAATTTTTTTAATGCGTTGGTAAAGAGTGTTGGGATGAATGTGAAGCTTTTTGGCCGCTTCTCTTGCAGAACGGTTTGTTTTCATATACACAAGAATCGTTCTTTCCAACTCGCTATTCGCTTCATGAGATAATGGGAAAAAAACTTCATTGATAAATTGCTCGATTATATGCGGTTGTTGATGCAAAAACAAACGGTTCAAGCCTATGTTTTCATATTGCATTAACTCAAATCGATTGTGTCCGGACAAGTAGTTTATCGTATCTTCGGCTTCGTCGTAACATTTTCCAACGTTCTCTAATCCTTTATAAACGGCACTGATTCCTCCAAGGAATGGGGAGTTTTTGCCCTTCACCCATTGTTCTTGTATAGTCGCCAACGTTTCCTGCACTGTATCCAGTGCATCAGGTTCTGGTAATGGAGAAAGGATGAATACCCGATTTTGGATCCCAAAGATCATTTTTCCTTGTGAGCGCAATTCTTTTTGTATTTTCAGGACCAGTTGATGTATTTCAATTTCAAGTTGCTGTAAATCATTGTAGCTGGGGATTTCAATGATGGCCATATACCAATAGGAATTGATATCAACCCCCATCCGGCTTCCAAAGCTTTGTAAATGTTCCGCGATTCTATGTGAAAGCAATTCCCGAAACTGTTCATATGTTTTTTTATAAAAGTATTCTGTCACGGTCTGCTTTTTTATTAATTCCATGGCAATGATCGAACTTCCTTGTTCCAATATCATGCGGTCCGATTCAGAAATGACACCATTTGTCGGGATAATGAAACATCCAAGGAAAACACTCCCATTGTGAATGGGAAGCAGATAATACGTTTCAAGTGAGGACACGCCCTTCTCCACATATTGGGGTTTCCGGTTGGCCGCGAACATTTTTTTTAATTCTTCCGTCGTAAAATCGGATGCTTGGCTTGGGTAGGCAAAATAAAACAAATTATCAATGACATTGTAAAAAAAGACGGGCCTGGATATCATCTGATTGAATTCACGAATAATCGTTTCCAGACCCTTATTCTCCAGTGAGATATTGGTCAGTGCTTCATGGACTTCATACCTTTTTTGAAGCTGGAAGTTCCGTTCTTCCAGCTGCTTGCTCGGCAAATCCTTGCAGTAACAGGAGGTCATGTTCATCGAACGGTTGTTTTCCACGCCATTGATGGACAGTCATTACACCGATTCTTTTCTCCGCTATCGAAATAGGAACGGCAATGAAGGAACTGGGGAAGCCAGGATGTGATGATGTAGTTAAAGATACATAGTTTGTTTCCGATATATTGTTGCGGCGCATTCCCCTTTCAACTTCTTCTTCAGATTTAAAAAGTCTCCCGATTCCATCTTGAAATAACATGCAGAAGAAACACCTCCAGGTGGCGCGAAAAGCATTGTGGAATCTGGAGTCCTCGATGATTTGGACGCTGTCTTCGGCACGCATTTAATGCCGAATTTACCGACAGGGGTAATTGGCTACCGAAGCGGTTTCTCCATGGTGGGCAGGACCTACTTCAAGCTGGCCATCAAAGGCAAGGGAGGCCATGGATCATCCCCGCATCAAGCGAATGACCCGATTGTAGCAGGCGCTTATTTCGTCACCGCAATCCAAACTATTATTAGTCGTCGATTAAATCCATATGAAATGGGAGTCGTTACAATCGGTTCATTCGACGGAAAAGGAGCATTTAACGTTATCAAGCATAGTGTTGAACTGGAAGGGGATGTCCGATATATGACGGAAGACAGCCAGAAGATCATTGCCGAGGAAATCCACCGAATTACAAATGGAATTGAATTGGAATTCGACGTCCACTGCGAGCTCACGTATGTTCCGGATTATCCACCCTTATACAATGATCCGACGGTGACAGCGAAAGTCGTCTCCATTCTAGAACAGGCAAATGATCCGGTCATTCACGAGATTACGGAGATTCCGATCAATTCCGGCTCTGAAGACTTATCCTATTACACTCAAAAAATACCGGGAACTTTCTATATTATCGGCTGCCAACCGAAAGGGGTTGTCAAACCGTATCTGAACCACCATCCTAAATTTGATATTGATGAAGAGGCACTACTTGTATCAGCAAAATCCGTAGCTCATGTTGTTTGTGATTACTACGGCCATGAGTAATTTTAATTGAATTGAGGCTGTCTAGATAATTAGAAACAGGCTTTAGAAAAGTGTATCAATTTTCTGAAGCCTGTTCTTTGTAGGATACATCTCGGAAAATCGCCAAAAACGGCGAGACTCCGCGGGAAGTGAGCCCTTTCTGGTGATTTTCCGGGCTTTGGGACAACTCCTTGCCTATTTTTGAAAAAATGAGTAACTGTCGGTACAATGAAGAAAACCTTCATAGATAGGATGACAGGCATGCGAATCAATAAATTCCTAAGCGAAGCGGGCATCGTTTCCCGCCGGGGTGCAGACAAGTGGATCGAGGACGGCCGTGTAACTATTAACGGACAGCCGGCCGAACTCGGCAGCCGTGTGGAACCCAGCGATGAAGTTTACGTAGATGGGAAACCCGTCCAGACGGAAGAACAACTCGTATATATCGCGTTGAATAAACCCGTCGGCATCACAAGCACGACCGAGCGGCATATTCAAGGCAATGTCGTCGACTTCATCAACCATCCACTGCGGATTTTCCACATTGGCCGACTCGACAAAGATTCCGAGGGCCTTCTGCTGCTAACGAACGACGGCGATATCGTCAATGAAATTCTGCGCGAGGAACATGGGCATGAGAAGGAATATATCGTCACCGTGGATCACGCCATCACTTCGGATTTCATTGGGAAAATGGAGTCAGGCGTCAAAATCCTCGGCACGACGACCAAACCTTGCAAAGTGAAAAAACTCGGCCCCCGCACGTTTAATATTACGCTGACGCAAGGACTCAACCGCCAAATCCGCCGCATGTGCGCCGCGCTCGGCTACCATGTGCAAAAACTGAAGCGAACCCGCATTCTTAATATCCATCTCGGCGACTTACCTGTTGGCCAATGGCGTGACTTGACGGACGCGGAATTGGAAACGATGTTCAAGATGTTGAATTATGCACCGAAACGATAGCACATCAAGTGACCTGCCCCGATAGTGGGGTGGGTCATTCTTATTTATGGAACTGTGAGAGCTTAGCCTGAAACTGTCAGGGCCCAGTCCCAAACTGTATGGGCGCGAAGAAACTCTCAGGGCTATTTTGCCAGCTGTAAGGGCAATCCTACGAACTGTCAGACCCCGGTCCCAAACTATAAGGACGCGAAAAAACTCTCAGGGCTATTTCGCCAGCTGTAAGGACAATTCGTTGAACTGTCAGGGCTCAGCGTCAAACTGTAAGGGCACGGGGGGAACTCTCATGGCTATTCCGCTAACTGTAAGGGCAATATCACGAACTGTGAGGGCCCAGCTTCAAACTGTAAGGGCGCGGAGAAACTCTCAGGGCTATTCCACCAACTGTAAGGGCAATCCTACGAACTGTCAGACCCCGGTCCCAAACTATAAGGACGCGGGAAAACTCTCAGTGCTATTTCGCCAGCTGTTAGGGCAACCCCGCGAACTTTCAGAGCTCAGTCCCAAACTGGCTACGAAAAATTCTCAGAAAACCGGGAAACCGGCAAGTCAATGCTGAAACTATATAGAACGAACAAATGATTTGTAATGGGTGGCTCCAGTTGCTTGTAGTGAAAGGCGGCGACTCCAGCGGGAACAGCACGAGCTGAAAGCCCCGCAGGAGCGCAGCGACGAGGAGATTGAAGCCGTGCCCGCGGAAAGCGTCCGCCTGGAACGGTAAGCAACGGTTGGCTGGTAGTGTCCACTTCTTTAGTACGTTTTATATAGTTTCCTTCCTGCACATTTAGGGGAATAGGAGAGAGAGTCACCATTTTGAATAGTTGAGTGAGGTGGATGCAATGGAGCCGAAAATGGATGAAGTGGAAGTAGCTCGCGCCCTCATACAAGTGTTGAAGGACGGGAAAAAAGAAACCTTCCATGATCTTCTGAAAGAGTTGGATCCCTATGAAATTGCCAAACAGTATAAAGACTTGCCTAAAAAGCGGCGGCCATTGTTTTTGGAATTCCTGACAATTGAAGAGTTGACTTCCTTACTAAAATACTTGAATCAAGACGAACAATTGGGCGTGCTGGAAATGATCGGTCCCGAGCGCTCTACCGATATTTTGGAACTGATGCAGAGCAATGAGCTCGCTTTCCTTTTTTCTGGTCTTTCCAACTCCAAAGTGGATCGGTTGATTGCCCATATGAAACGCGAGCAAATGGAAGAGATTCTGCACATTCTGGATTATCCGCCGAAGACGGCCGGGCGGGTTATGAACAGCCGCTATCTTGCGGTGTTCCCGACAATGACAGTAGAAGAGGCGGAACAGGAATTAAAAAAATTCCAGGAACTCGCCAAATACTTGAATTACCTGTATATCGTCGACGAGGGACGGAAGCTCGTCGGTGTCGTCTCCTATCGGGATCTGATCTTGGCTGATCCCCAAGCGAAAATTAGCGATATCATGACGACGAAGCTCGTGAAAGCCGATGTGCTGATGAAGCAGGAGCATGTCGCACGGTTAATCGGAAAGTATGATTTCGATTCACTGCCGGTTGTCGATTCAAACAATGTGCTGCTCGGCGCCATTACCGTCGAGAATGTCCTGGATATCGTCGTACGGGAAGCGAATGAAGATATTGAGATGCTTTTGGCTTCGGGTAAATCAATCGATTTCCGAACGAGACCGTTGGTAGCGGCCAAACGAAGGCTGCCTTGGCTCATTCTTCTTCTTTTTATCGGCTTGGTGTCAGGCAGCATCATCTCAAAATTTGAAGAGACGTTGGAAACGGTAGTCGCACTCGCTTTCTTCATGCCGATGATTGCCGGCATGACCGGGAACACCGGGACCCAATCGCTCGCCGTCGTCGTACGCGGCCTTGTGTCGGAGGATGTCGATATGAAAAAATCATTGAAGCTCCTGTTCCGAGAATTGATTGTCGGCATTATCATTGGACTCACTTGCGGCGTCGTCATCTCGATCATTGCGTATATCTGGCAGGACAGCTTCACGCTCGGCCTCGTCGTAGGTTCCTCGCTGTTGGCAACATTGATTATCGGGACGATTGCCGGTACCGTCATCCCGTTGATTTTGAATAAATTCAAAGTCGACCCGGCGGTAGCTTCTGGCCCTTTGATTACGACCATCAACGATATTTTATCCCTTCTTATCTATTTCGGAATCGCCACGATGTTCCTTTCCAAATTAAGCTAGGAATTCAGTAGGCGATACCGACGCGATAGCCGATGTGGTCGCCCTCCACTAATTCAGTGTACGCAAATTGGGCAGTGTCGTCGACTGAGATTTCCTTGCCCTCTTCTGGTAAGAAATCTCGTTCAATACGGTAGGCTCCGGCGGCAGGACCGTCGGGTAAATAGGTTGGACAGATGATTGTCCAATCCAATCCCGATTGTCGCAGCATCCCAAATGCTTTATGGTGTTCCTCGGCAGCGAACGTCAACCGACGATTGGAATCACCCGCTTCGTAACGGAGCAATTCGGGGGTTGTTCGGCTTTGCAGGATACCCGCTGTCCCAATCGTGACAATCCGACGGACCCCCGACTGCTCCATCGCCCGGATGAAGTGGGGCGTTGCTTCTGTCAAAGTCGTCGTCCGATCGGTGCCTAGTGCACTGAAAACGGCTTCCGCCCCAGCGACGGCCCTGCTTACAGCTTCAAAATGACGGACATCCCCTTCAATCACCCGGAGCTGTTCATGAGATGCCAATGTTTCTGGTGACCGGGAAAGGGCTGTTACTTCATGTCCGTCAGCGAGGGCAAGTCGCAACCATTCGCCTCCGACCCGGCCCGTTGCCCCAAATAATGCGATTTTCATTGGAAAACGCCTCCTTCTCCCTCCACCATACCGAATTTTCTTCGGGATACAAAGACATAAGTATGGATCACTGGGGAACCCCGGGAAACTGACACACCTCGAAGGCAAACTCACACACCCCAAGAAAAAACATACTCTCCCATTGTATAAACCCATAAAAAAGCCGCCCATCTTGCCAAAATGACAAAACAGACGGCTTTCTTCTATTTCATTCACACCGGTTGCGCCACTTTTTGAAGCATCGTGCCGTGGGTTGCCAAATGGGTATGCCAGGAGAATGCTTTTTCAATGACGTGCGGTGTATGGCCGCCTCGTTGCAGCGCTTCATTATAATATGTCCGCATTTGCTCGCGGTACATCGGGTGCATGCAGTTTTCGATGATCAACTCCACCCGTTCCCGGGGAGCCAACCCGCGTAGATCGGCGTAGCCTTGTTCCGTTACAATGACATCGACGTCATGTTCTGTGTGATCCACATGTGTGACAAACGGGACAATGCTTGAAATCGCGCCGCCTTTGGCAATTGATTTCGTAACAAAAATCGCGAGTCTGGCATTCCGTGCAAAATCTCCGGAACCGCCGATGCCATTCATCATTTTCGTCCCGGACACATGTGTCGAGTTGACATTGCCGTAAATATCCAACTCCAATGCCGTATTGATAGAAATCAAACCAAGACGCCGAATGATTTCCGGATGGTTCGAAATCTCCTGCGGGCGCATGATGAGTTTATCCCGGTACGTTTCCAAGTCGTGGAACACCTGATTTGCTTTGTCTTCAGATAGCGTGATGGATGCGCAGGAAGCGAAACGTACTTTTCCGGCATCTATCAAGTCGAATACTGCGTCCTGCAACACTTCAGAGTAAACTTCCAACTCCTCAAATTCTGAATGGACCATGCCGTGAAGAACCGCATTCGCAACGGAGCCGATTCCCGATTGAAGCGGTGCCAATTTCTCAGTCAAGCGGCCTGCCTGAATTTCCGAACGGAGGAAGTTCAGCAAGTGGCCAGCCATGATTTCCGTCTCCTCATCCGGCGGAACAATCGTGGACGGAGAATCGAGTTGGTTCGTGAAAACGATCCCTTTCACCCGCTCTACGTCAATCGGGATGCCAATCGTGCCGATGCGATCATCCGCTTTTGTCAACGGAATCGGGTCGCGTTCCCCTTGCTTGCCCGGTGCATACAAATCATGGATGCCTTCCAAAAGTTCAGAGTGGGCCAAGTTAATTTCCACGATAATCGATTTGGCATGTTGGGCAAACGTCAGCGAGTTTCCGACGGACGTTGTCGGGATGATCATTCCGTCTTCTGTAATTGAAATCGCTTCCAGAATGGCAAAGTCAATCGGATCGATCACTTCGGAACGAATCCACTCCGCGGTATGGGACAGGTGATGATCTACAAATAAATGCGCGCCTTCGTTGATCTTCTTGCGCATTGTCGGGTCAGCTTGAAAAGGGAGACGTTTGTTAACAATGCCCGCTTCCGCAAATAATTTATCGATATCAGAGCCAAGAGATGCGCCTGTATAGACGTTCACTTTAAAGGATTCATTTTCCGCACGTTCGACCAATGCCATCGGAACCGCCTTCGCATCGCCTGCACGAGTGAAACCGCTTAACGCCAACGTCATACCGTCCTTGACCCAGGAAGCTGCCTCTCCAGGCGTGACGACTACATCTTGTAAGGGCTTACATTTGATACGCTCTAGCTGTTTATCCATTTTATCTTCCTCTTTCGTTTATCTCATTTAGATAATTCTATCTAAATCGCTTTCAC
Protein-coding sequences here:
- a CDS encoding thiolase family protein yields the protein MRQAVILDSVRTAIGRLGGALKTVEADYLGADVIGEILRRTNMDANLIDEVILGQGKQSTDTPNLARVASLRAKLPLEIPGYTVHRQCGSGIQAINNAAQQIQTGLADFIVAGGVESMSTAPYYIRNARYGYGAGNGLLLDPNTESQPRSQPIDQYGSFTMGETAENLAEKYNISREEQDEFAHRSQQLAQEAISGGKFKDEIMDIEVKERKSSTRFNVDEHPRLSSPDQLAKLKPVFRKDGTVTAGNSSGRNDGASAVIVASEDAALQHGFKPKARIIAQAAAGVSPDIMGIGPVPATAKALKQVGLSLRDIGLIELNEAFAAQSLAVVKEWDIPLDRINVNGGAIALGHPIGATGAILMTKLLHEMERRGERYGLVSLCIAGGLGITTIVENLQV
- a CDS encoding 3-hydroxyacyl-CoA dehydrogenase NAD-binding domain-containing protein, translated to MKKISVIGAGVMGRGIAYTAALHQFDVILHDIHESSLENAMKQMEVDLEKAIQRGYAKETDRQSLKRISLTTDLEVAGKNADLVIEAVLEDMTLKIDVFQKLDEICPVHTVLATNTSTMSPTEIGAQTKRAPQTIAMHFFNPVPRMKLVEIVRGLDTSDETYEIVKEVALQMNKEVIEVNEFPGFVTSRMNCMIGNEAMNMLMEGVASAEDIDKALKLGLNHPMGPLELADLVGLDSRLRNMEYLYETLGEKYRPCPLLIKYVKSGRLGRKSGQGFYDYSKQEEHV
- a CDS encoding riboflavin kinase; amino-acid sequence: MGFGRGFYLILKQLRRYFMNRIPDIQTTFTGMVIRGNQVGRTLGFPTANLSLQSKANFPALNGVYSVFVKYQDEQFMGVMNVGVKPTFESEMREKIFEVHIFDFNKTIYDEMLEVEVCQFIRNEQKFGSIKTMIRQLNKDCSTAKEYLNELRDKTKKLKQYPSSLQDKKHEMIIHMPDLEFARFCDETYGVNRGIYNTVDKWFADHQVSNIVKRRESILHFLDWVTFYFPEAKRVKFGSKGLSEQLEHFLYNVRNKALA
- the rpoN gene encoding RNA polymerase factor sigma-54, which codes for MNLSMQVTTQLTQTLTVDLIQHLEILQFSDYELEKHIYEKANENPLLNVIEPQLKHMNNIVDFSTIQKSNPTIPKQQDQYFDRIQTALPQKEPIENFLLEQIPLDSNLCKTEIRVIKYLIHHLDERYFLSENIFDIANQLGKEAGLVERMLHLLQTFEPIGVGARNIQEYLVIQIKNDVNAPPLAQTFVEQHLSEVADLSIKFLSTTYKASIQQVKETLDYIRSLNPPSINERAVGPTYVIPDVYVKKVHNEWVIELNTNSRSKIEINEVYADLLKTNPEYKNYYQNCLKDLMLLMQGIEQRDKTIYSLTRLLLELQPNFFEHGMTALTPMRLKDMADALELHESTISRAIRGKYIHTPLGIFPFRSLFTKGLTNGFGKTDSVSQIKQHIQELVSKEYKDSPLSDQQLTEGLLQKGIQISRRTVTKYRKELNIPNSNKRLYL
- a CDS encoding MBL fold metallo-hydrolase, with the translated sequence MGITEIMDSIYKITLPSVYNAAVNCYLIEHENSYVLIDTGENNDETKRFWEEFLPTLEKPISHILLTHIHTDHAGCCHFLLQKAGPKIIASSKSKEKLKTMKTDPTNVGLIETAMRYGYTYPYSPKTLINEQEAYDFEIDETVEDGDILQIGSLKFQAIATPGHAVDQFCFYEQNRQVLFASDHLIQDFSPLLIVENIQFNPLENYLRSLKKVKYIPCKLAVSGHGDVIEDTVDLIKSIETRHVERLHQFKELLIQKPHTFEQIIQFLYKKDITKSSPQIMQTLSYLNYLLEEGSLQIINNKDGIALQINHI